A section of the Papio anubis isolate 15944 chromosome 4, Panubis1.0, whole genome shotgun sequence genome encodes:
- the MRPL32 gene encoding 39S ribosomal protein L32, mitochondrial, producing MALAMLVLVVPPWPAARGLLRNYWERLLRKFPQNRPGFPSPPWGPALAVQGPAIFTEPANDTSGSKENSSLLDSIFWMAAPKSRRTIEVNRCRRRNPQKLIKVKNNIDVCPECGHLKQKHVLCAYCYEKVRKETAEIRRQIGKQEGGPFKAPTIETVVLYTGETPSEQDQGKRIIERDRKRPSWFTQN from the exons ATGGcgctggccatgctggtcttaGTGGTTCCGCCGTGGCCTGCGGCCCGGGGCCTGCTTCGAAACTACTGGGAGCGACTGCTGCGGAAGTTTCCGCAGAACCGGCCGGGCTTTCCCAGTCCTCCGTGGG GACCAGCATTAGCAGTACAGGGCCCAGCCATATTTACAGAGCCAGCAAATGATACCAGTGGAAGTAAAGAGAATTCCAGCCTTTTGGATAGTATCTTTTGGATGGCAGCTCCCAAAAGTAGACGCACCATTGAAGTTAACCGGTGTAGGAGAAGAAACCCACAGAAGCTTATTAAAGTTAAG aacAATATAGATGTTTGTCCTGAATGTGGTCACCTGAAGCAGAAACATGTCCTTTGTGCCTACTGCTATGAAAAGGTGCGCAAGGAGACTGCAGAAATCAGACGACAGATAGGGAAACAAGAAGGGGGCCCTTTTAAGGCTCCCACCATAGAGACTGTGGTGCTGTACACGGGAGAGACGCCATCTGAACAAGATCAGGGCAAGAGGATCATTGAACGAGACAGAAAGCGACCATCCTGGTTCACCCAGAATTGA
- the PSMA2 gene encoding proteasome subunit alpha type-2, translating to MAERGYSFSLTTFSPSGKLVQIEYALAAVAGGAPSVGIKAANGVVLATEKKQKSILYDERSVHKVEPITKHIGLVYSGMGPDYRVLVHRARKLAQQYYLVYQEPIPTAQLVQRVASVMQEYTQSGGVRPFGVSLLICGWNEGRPYLFQSDPSGAYFAWKATAMGKNYVNGKTFLEKRYNEDLELEDAIHTAILTLKESFEGQMTEDNIEVGICNEAGFRRLTPTEVKDYLAAIA from the exons ATGGCGGAGCGCGGGTACAGCTTTTCGCTGACTACATTCAG CCCGTCTGGTAAACTTGTCCAGATTGAATATGCTTTGGCTGCTGTAGCTGGAGGAGCCCCGTCAGTGGGAATTAAAG ctgCAAATGGTGTGGTATTAGCAactgagaaaaaacagaaatccaTTCTGTATGATGAGCGAAGTGTACACAAAGTGGAACCAATTACCAAGCATATAGGTTTGGTGTACAGTGGCATGGGCCCTGATTACAG AGTGCTTGTGCACAGAGCTCGAAAGCTAGCTCAACAGTACTATCTTGTGTACCAAGAACCCATTCCTACAGCTCAGCTGGTACAGAGAGTAGCTTCTGTGATGCAAGAATATACTCAGTCAGG TGGTGTTCGTCCGTTTGGAGTTTCTTTACTTATTTGTGGTTGGAATGAGGGACGACCATATTTATTTCAGTCAGATCCATCT GGAGCTTACTTTGCCTGGAAAGCTACAGCAATGGGAAAGAACTATGTGAATGGGAAAACTTTCCTTGAGAAAAG gTATAATGAAGATCTGGAACTTGAAGATGCCATTCATACAGCCATCTTAACCCTAAAG GAAAGCTTTGAAGGGCAAATGACAGAGGATAACATAGAAGTTGGAATCTGCAATGAAGCTGGATTTAGAAGACTTACTCCAACTGAAGTTAAGGATTACTTGGCTGCCATAGCATAA